A region of Macaca thibetana thibetana isolate TM-01 chromosome 20, ASM2454274v1, whole genome shotgun sequence DNA encodes the following proteins:
- the FHOD1 gene encoding FH1/FH2 domain-containing protein 1 isoform X3, producing MAGGEDRGDEEPVSVVTVRVQYLEDTDPFACANFPEPRRAPTCSLDGALPLGAQIPALHRLLGAPLKLEDCALQVSPSGYYLDPELSLEEQREMLEGFYEEISKGRKPTLILRTQLSVRVNAILEKLYGSSGPELRRSLFSLKQIFQEDKDLVPEFVHSEGLSCLIRVGAAADHNYQSYILRALGQLMLFVDGMLGVVAHSETIQWLYTLSASLSRLVVKTALKLLLVFVEYSENNAPLFICAVNSVASATGAPPWANLVSILEEKNGTDPELLVYTVTLINKTLAALPDQDSFYDVTDALEQQGMEALVQRHLGTAGTDVDLRTQLVLYENALKLEDGDIEEAPGGGGRRERRKPSSEEGKRSRRSLEGGGCPARALEPGPTGPASPVGPTSFTSPAPLTGPTSSPVGPPSGLRASVNLFPTISVAPSADTSSERSIYKARFLENVAAAETEKQVALAQGRAETLAEAMPSEADGHPDARQLWDSPETAPAPRTPQSPAPCVLLRAQRSLEPEPKEPLMPASPKAEPIWELPTRAPNLSIGDLDFSDLGEEEDQDMLNVESVEAGKEVPAPAPPLPLLSGVPPPPPPPPPPSIKGPFPPPPPLPLAAPLPHSLPDSSAVPTKRKTVKLFWRELKLGGGHGISASRFGPCATLWASLEPVSVDTARLEHLFESRAKEVLPSKKAGEGRRTMTTVLDPKRSNAINIGLTTLPPVHVIKAALLNFDEFAVSKDGIEKLLTMMPTEEEQQKIEEAQLANPDIPLGPAENFLITLASIGGLAARLQLWAFKLDYDSMEREIAEPLFDLKVGMEQLVQNATFRCILATLLAVGNFLNGSQSSGFELSYLEKVSEVKDTVRRQSLLHHLCSLVLQTRPESSDLYSEIPALTRCAKVDFEQLTENLGQLERRSWAAEESLRSLAKHELAPALRARLTHFLAQRARRVALLRIVHRRVCNRFHAFLLYLGYTPQAAREVRITQFCHTLREFALEYRTCRERVLQQQQKRATYRERNKTRGRMITETEKFSGVAGEAPNNPSVPVAVSSGPGRGDADSHASMKSLLTSRPEDTTHNRRSRGMVQSSSPVMPTVGPSTVPPEEPPGSSLPSDTSDEIMDLLVQSVTKSSPRALAARERKRSRGNRKSLRRTLKSGLGDDLVQALGLSKGPGLEV from the exons ATGGCGGGCGGGGAAGATCGCGGGGACGAGGAGCCGGTATCAGTGGTGACCGTGAGGGTGCAGTACCTGGAAGACACCGACCCCTTCGCGTGTGCCAACTTCCCGGAGCCGCGCCGGGCCCCCACCTGCAGCCTGGACGGGGCGCTGCCCTTGGGCGCGCAGATACCCGCGCTGCACCGCCTGCTGGGAGCGCCGCTCAAG TTGGAGGATTGTGCTCTGCAAGTGTCTCCCTCTGGATACTACCTGGACCCTGAGCTGTCCCTGGAAGAGCAGCGGGAGATGCTGGAGGGCTTCTATGAAGAGATCAG CAAAGGGCGGAAGCCCACACTGATCCTTCGGACCCAGCTCTCTGTGAGGGTCAACGCTATCTTGG AAAAGCTGTATGGCTCCAGTGGCCCTGAGCTCCGCCGCTCCCTCTTCTCATTGAAGCAGATCTTCCAG GAGGACAAAGACCTCGTGCCTGAATTCGTGCATTCGGAGGGGCTGAGCTGCCTGATCCGTGTGGGTGCTGCTGCCGACCACAACTACCAGAGCTACATCCTTAGAG CGCTCGGCCAGCTGATGCTCTTTGTGGATGGAATGCTGGGGGTGGTGGCCCACAGTGAGACTATTCAGTGGCTGTACACATTGTCTGCCAGCCTG TCCCGCTTGGTGGTGAAGACAGCCCTGAAGCTGCTGTTGGTGTTTGTAGAATACTCCGAAAACAACGCACCGCTGTTCATCTGTGCAGTGAACTCTGTGGCCAGCGCCACCG GCGCTCCTCCCTGGGCCAATCTGGTATCCATCCTGGAGGAGAAGAATGGCACTGACCCTGAGTTGTTGGTGTACACGGTCACCCTCATCAACAAG ACGCTGGCGGCGCTCCCGGACCAGGACTCCTTCTACGATGTGACAGATGCACTGGAGCAGCAGGGCATGGAAGCGCTGGTCCAGCGCCACCTGGGCACTGCAGGCACTGACGTCGACCTGCGCACGCAACTTGTGCTCTACGAG AACGCCCTGAAATTGGAGGATGGAGACATCGAAGAAGCCCCAGGCGGCGGTGGGCGGCGGGAACGACGAAAGCCTTCTTCTGAGGAGGGCAAGAGGAGCCGCCGTTCGCTGGAAGGCGGGGGCTGCCCCGCGCGTGCCCTGGAACCTGG CCCCACAGGCCCCGCCTCACCGGTAGGCCCCACCTCTTTCACCAGCCCCGCCCCGCtgacaggccccacctccagccctgtGGGCCCTCCCTCCGGCCTCCGAGCTTCAGTGAACCTTTTTCCTACCATCTCTGTGGCACCCTCAGCTGACACCTCCAGCGAGAGGAGCATCTACAA AGCCCGGTTCCTGGAGAATGTGGCAGCAGCAGAAACAGAGAAGCAGGTTGCGCTGGCCCAGGGCCGGGCAGAGACATTGGCCGAGGCCATGCCCAGTGAGGCAGATGGACACCCAG ATGCCCGGCAACTCTGGGACTCCCCAGAGACAGCACCTGCACCCAGAACACCCCAGAGCCCTGCCCCCTGTGTCCTGCTCCGGGCCCAGCGAAGCCTTGAGCCAGAGCCCAAGGAGCCACTGATGCCAGCAAGCCCCAAGGCTGAGCCCATCTGGGAGCTCCCTACTCGTGCACCCAACCTCTCTATTGGGGACCTGGACTTTTCAGATCTAGGGGAGGAGGAAGACCAGGACATGCTGAATGTAGAGTCTGTGGAGGCTGGGAAAGAGGTCCCAGCTCCCGCACCCCCACTGCCCCTACTCTCGGGAgtccctccacctcccccacctccacctcccccatCCATCAAAGGCCCgttcccaccacctccacctctacCTCTGGCTGCCCCTCTTCCCCATTCATTGCCTGACAGCTCAGCCGTCCCCACCAAGAGGAAGACGGTAAAACTTTTCTGGCGTGAGCTAAAGCTGGGTGGGGGCCATGGAATCTCTGCAAGCCGCTTTGGGCCCTGCGCCACCCTCTGGGCTTCACTGGAGCCTGTCTCAGTGGACACAGCCCGGCTGGAACACCTCTTTGAGTCTCGTGCCAAAGAGGTGCTGCCCTCCAAG AAAGCTGGTGAGGGCCGCCGGACAATGACCACAGTACTGGACCCCAAACGCAGCAATGCCATCAACATCGGCCTAACCACACTGCCACCTGTGCATGTCATTAAGGCTGCCCTGCTCAACTTTGATGAGTTTGCTGTCAGCAAGGATGGCATAGAG AAGCTACTGACCATGATGCCCACGGAGGAAGAGCAGCAGAAGATTGAGGAAGCCCAGCTGGCCAACCCTGACATACCCCTGGGCCCAGCCGAGAACTTCCTGATAACTCTTGCCTCCATTGGCGGCCTCGCTGCTCGTCTACAACTCTGGGCCTTCAAGCTGGACTATGACAGCATGGAACGG GAAATTGCTGAGCCACTGTTTGACCTGAAAGTGGGTATGGAACAGCTGGTACAGAATGCCACCTTCCGCTGCATCCTGGCTACCCTCCTAGCTGTGGGCAACTTCCTCAATGGATCCCAG AGCAGCGGCTTTGAGCTGAGCTACCTGGAGAAGGTGTCAGAGGTGAAAGACACGGTGCGCCGACAGTCACTGCTACACCATCTCTGCTCCCTAGTGCTCCAGACTCGGCCTGAGTCCTCCGACCTCTATTCAGAAATCCCTGCCCTGACCCGCTGTGCCAAG GTGGACTTTGAACAGCTGACTGAGAACCTGGGGCAGCTGGAGCGCCGGAGCTGGGCAGCTGAGGAGAGCCTGCGGAGCTTGGCCAAGCATGAGCTCGCCCCAGCCCTGCGTGCCCGCCTCACCCACTTCCTGGCCCAGCGTGCCCGCCGTGTTGCCTTGCTGAGGATAGTGCACCGCCGTGTCTGCAATAG GTTCCATGCCTTCCTGCTTTACCTGGGCTACACCCCGCAGGCGGCCCGTGAAGTTCGCATCACGCAGTTCTGCCACACGCTGCGGGAATTTGCGCTTGAGTATCGGACTTGCCGGGAACGAGTActacagcagcagcagaagcggGCCACATACCGTGAGCGTAACAAGACCCGGGGACGCATGATCACTGAG acagagaagttctcaggtgtggctggggaagcccccAACAACCCCTCTGTCCCAGTAGCAGTGAGCAGTGGGCCAGGCCGGGGAGATGCTGACAGTCATGCTAGTATGAAGAGTCTGCTGACCAGCAGGCCTGAGGACACCACACACAATCGCCGCAGCAGAG GCATGGTCCAGAGCAGCTCCCCAGTCATGCCCACAGTGGGGCCCTCCACTGTACCCCCAGAAGAACCCCCAGGCTCCAGTTTACCCAGTGATACATCAGATGAGATCATGGACCTTCTGGTGCAGTCAGTGACCAAGAGCAGTCCTCGTGCCTTAGCTGCTAGGGAACGCAAGCGTTCCCGCGGCAACCGCAAGTCTT TGAGACGGACGTTAAAGAGTGGGCTCGGAGATGACCTGGTGCAGGCACTGGGACTAAGCAAGGGTCCTGGCCTGGAGGTGTGA
- the FHOD1 gene encoding FH1/FH2 domain-containing protein 1 isoform X4, which yields MFSWMCSPSPYPDLSFQGQGGSGGGFKNVRTRPGAVAHTCNPSTLGGQEKLYGSSGPELRRSLFSLKQIFQEDKDLVPEFVHSEGLSCLIRVGAAADHNYQSYILRALGQLMLFVDGMLGVVAHSETIQWLYTLSASLSRLVVKTALKLLLVFVEYSENNAPLFICAVNSVASATGAPPWANLVSILEEKNGTDPELLVYTVTLINKTLAALPDQDSFYDVTDALEQQGMEALVQRHLGTAGTDVDLRTQLVLYENALKLEDGDIEEAPGGGGRRERRKPSSEEGKRSRRSLEGGGCPARALEPGPTGPASPVGPTSFTSPAPLTGPTSSPVGPPSGLRASVNLFPTISVAPSADTSSERSIYKLHQTAPAWAPESPPVPQSPPGKASLEARFLENVAAAETEKQVALAQGRAETLAEAMPSEADGHPDARQLWDSPETAPAPRTPQSPAPCVLLRAQRSLEPEPKEPLMPASPKAEPIWELPTRAPNLSIGDLDFSDLGEEEDQDMLNVESVEAGKEVPAPAPPLPLLSGVPPPPPPPPPPSIKGPFPPPPPLPLAAPLPHSLPDSSAVPTKRKTVKLFWRELKLGGGHGISASRFGPCATLWASLEPVSVDTARLEHLFESRAKEVLPSKKAGEGRRTMTTVLDPKRSNAINIGLTTLPPVHVIKAALLNFDEFAVSKDGIEKLLTMMPTEEEQQKIEEAQLANPDIPLGPAENFLITLASIGGLAARLQLWAFKLDYDSMEREIAEPLFDLKVGMEQLVQNATFRCILATLLAVGNFLNGSQSSGFELSYLEKVSEVKDTVRRQSLLHHLCSLVLQTRPESSDLYSEIPALTRCAKVDFEQLTENLGQLERRSWAAEESLRSLAKHELAPALRARLTHFLAQRARRVALLRIVHRRVCNRFHAFLLYLGYTPQAAREVRITQFCHTLREFALEYRTCRERVLQQQQKRATYRERNKTRGRMITETEKFSGVAGEAPNNPSVPVAVSSGPGRGDADSHASMKSLLTSRPEDTTHNRRSRGMVQSSSPVMPTVGPSTVPPEEPPGSSLPSDTSDEIMDLLVQSVTKSSPRALAARERKRSRGNRKSLRRTLKSGLGDDLVQALGLSKGPGLEV from the exons ATGTTTAGCTGGatgtgctctccctctccctatcCTGACCTCTCCTTCCAGGGCCagggtgggagtggagggggATTCAAGAATGTTagaacaaggccgggcgcggtggctcatacctgtaatcccagcactttgggaggtcaag AAAAGCTGTATGGCTCCAGTGGCCCTGAGCTCCGCCGCTCCCTCTTCTCATTGAAGCAGATCTTCCAG GAGGACAAAGACCTCGTGCCTGAATTCGTGCATTCGGAGGGGCTGAGCTGCCTGATCCGTGTGGGTGCTGCTGCCGACCACAACTACCAGAGCTACATCCTTAGAG CGCTCGGCCAGCTGATGCTCTTTGTGGATGGAATGCTGGGGGTGGTGGCCCACAGTGAGACTATTCAGTGGCTGTACACATTGTCTGCCAGCCTG TCCCGCTTGGTGGTGAAGACAGCCCTGAAGCTGCTGTTGGTGTTTGTAGAATACTCCGAAAACAACGCACCGCTGTTCATCTGTGCAGTGAACTCTGTGGCCAGCGCCACCG GCGCTCCTCCCTGGGCCAATCTGGTATCCATCCTGGAGGAGAAGAATGGCACTGACCCTGAGTTGTTGGTGTACACGGTCACCCTCATCAACAAG ACGCTGGCGGCGCTCCCGGACCAGGACTCCTTCTACGATGTGACAGATGCACTGGAGCAGCAGGGCATGGAAGCGCTGGTCCAGCGCCACCTGGGCACTGCAGGCACTGACGTCGACCTGCGCACGCAACTTGTGCTCTACGAG AACGCCCTGAAATTGGAGGATGGAGACATCGAAGAAGCCCCAGGCGGCGGTGGGCGGCGGGAACGACGAAAGCCTTCTTCTGAGGAGGGCAAGAGGAGCCGCCGTTCGCTGGAAGGCGGGGGCTGCCCCGCGCGTGCCCTGGAACCTGG CCCCACAGGCCCCGCCTCACCGGTAGGCCCCACCTCTTTCACCAGCCCCGCCCCGCtgacaggccccacctccagccctgtGGGCCCTCCCTCCGGCCTCCGAGCTTCAGTGAACCTTTTTCCTACCATCTCTGTGGCACCCTCAGCTGACACCTCCAGCGAGAGGAGCATCTACAA acTTCACCAAACTGCTCCCGCTTG GGCCCCTGAGAGCCCACCTGTCCCCCAATCCCCTCCTGGGAAGGCCAGTTTGGA AGCCCGGTTCCTGGAGAATGTGGCAGCAGCAGAAACAGAGAAGCAGGTTGCGCTGGCCCAGGGCCGGGCAGAGACATTGGCCGAGGCCATGCCCAGTGAGGCAGATGGACACCCAG ATGCCCGGCAACTCTGGGACTCCCCAGAGACAGCACCTGCACCCAGAACACCCCAGAGCCCTGCCCCCTGTGTCCTGCTCCGGGCCCAGCGAAGCCTTGAGCCAGAGCCCAAGGAGCCACTGATGCCAGCAAGCCCCAAGGCTGAGCCCATCTGGGAGCTCCCTACTCGTGCACCCAACCTCTCTATTGGGGACCTGGACTTTTCAGATCTAGGGGAGGAGGAAGACCAGGACATGCTGAATGTAGAGTCTGTGGAGGCTGGGAAAGAGGTCCCAGCTCCCGCACCCCCACTGCCCCTACTCTCGGGAgtccctccacctcccccacctccacctcccccatCCATCAAAGGCCCgttcccaccacctccacctctacCTCTGGCTGCCCCTCTTCCCCATTCATTGCCTGACAGCTCAGCCGTCCCCACCAAGAGGAAGACGGTAAAACTTTTCTGGCGTGAGCTAAAGCTGGGTGGGGGCCATGGAATCTCTGCAAGCCGCTTTGGGCCCTGCGCCACCCTCTGGGCTTCACTGGAGCCTGTCTCAGTGGACACAGCCCGGCTGGAACACCTCTTTGAGTCTCGTGCCAAAGAGGTGCTGCCCTCCAAG AAAGCTGGTGAGGGCCGCCGGACAATGACCACAGTACTGGACCCCAAACGCAGCAATGCCATCAACATCGGCCTAACCACACTGCCACCTGTGCATGTCATTAAGGCTGCCCTGCTCAACTTTGATGAGTTTGCTGTCAGCAAGGATGGCATAGAG AAGCTACTGACCATGATGCCCACGGAGGAAGAGCAGCAGAAGATTGAGGAAGCCCAGCTGGCCAACCCTGACATACCCCTGGGCCCAGCCGAGAACTTCCTGATAACTCTTGCCTCCATTGGCGGCCTCGCTGCTCGTCTACAACTCTGGGCCTTCAAGCTGGACTATGACAGCATGGAACGG GAAATTGCTGAGCCACTGTTTGACCTGAAAGTGGGTATGGAACAGCTGGTACAGAATGCCACCTTCCGCTGCATCCTGGCTACCCTCCTAGCTGTGGGCAACTTCCTCAATGGATCCCAG AGCAGCGGCTTTGAGCTGAGCTACCTGGAGAAGGTGTCAGAGGTGAAAGACACGGTGCGCCGACAGTCACTGCTACACCATCTCTGCTCCCTAGTGCTCCAGACTCGGCCTGAGTCCTCCGACCTCTATTCAGAAATCCCTGCCCTGACCCGCTGTGCCAAG GTGGACTTTGAACAGCTGACTGAGAACCTGGGGCAGCTGGAGCGCCGGAGCTGGGCAGCTGAGGAGAGCCTGCGGAGCTTGGCCAAGCATGAGCTCGCCCCAGCCCTGCGTGCCCGCCTCACCCACTTCCTGGCCCAGCGTGCCCGCCGTGTTGCCTTGCTGAGGATAGTGCACCGCCGTGTCTGCAATAG GTTCCATGCCTTCCTGCTTTACCTGGGCTACACCCCGCAGGCGGCCCGTGAAGTTCGCATCACGCAGTTCTGCCACACGCTGCGGGAATTTGCGCTTGAGTATCGGACTTGCCGGGAACGAGTActacagcagcagcagaagcggGCCACATACCGTGAGCGTAACAAGACCCGGGGACGCATGATCACTGAG acagagaagttctcaggtgtggctggggaagcccccAACAACCCCTCTGTCCCAGTAGCAGTGAGCAGTGGGCCAGGCCGGGGAGATGCTGACAGTCATGCTAGTATGAAGAGTCTGCTGACCAGCAGGCCTGAGGACACCACACACAATCGCCGCAGCAGAG GCATGGTCCAGAGCAGCTCCCCAGTCATGCCCACAGTGGGGCCCTCCACTGTACCCCCAGAAGAACCCCCAGGCTCCAGTTTACCCAGTGATACATCAGATGAGATCATGGACCTTCTGGTGCAGTCAGTGACCAAGAGCAGTCCTCGTGCCTTAGCTGCTAGGGAACGCAAGCGTTCCCGCGGCAACCGCAAGTCTT TGAGACGGACGTTAAAGAGTGGGCTCGGAGATGACCTGGTGCAGGCACTGGGACTAAGCAAGGGTCCTGGCCTGGAGGTGTGA